From Burkholderia sp. WP9, a single genomic window includes:
- a CDS encoding isochorismatase family cysteine hydrolase, with product MSDRKNGVQSGQDNSKGGGRAGRRRFMKTAGVFAGAVATGLGLDGCGEGGISAASAQSVGARIPAIVPAQTALVVMHYQTDILALFPAVAPTLLANTRKLCDAARAKGVSVYFAKIQFSPGYPEVSPLNKNGQGLKQLGLFINDRIAPELGQQANEPLIIGHRASVFFGTDLQARLSAQGIDSLIMAGIASTGVVLSSVAYASDSDFRLYTVKDCCFDPDQVVHDHLFSTAFDSRTAVLSLADASLLLA from the coding sequence ATGAGCGACAGGAAGAACGGGGTACAGTCGGGTCAGGACAACAGCAAGGGCGGCGGCCGCGCAGGCCGCCGACGGTTTATGAAAACGGCGGGCGTGTTTGCCGGCGCAGTGGCGACCGGACTGGGTCTCGATGGCTGCGGGGAGGGCGGAATCAGCGCCGCGTCCGCGCAGAGCGTGGGCGCGCGGATTCCCGCGATCGTGCCGGCGCAAACGGCGCTGGTGGTCATGCATTATCAGACCGACATCCTGGCGCTCTTTCCGGCCGTCGCGCCTACTCTGCTCGCCAATACACGCAAGCTGTGCGATGCCGCGCGGGCTAAAGGCGTCAGCGTCTACTTCGCCAAGATCCAGTTCAGTCCGGGCTATCCGGAAGTCAGTCCGTTGAACAAGAACGGGCAGGGGCTCAAGCAACTCGGCCTTTTCATCAACGACAGGATCGCGCCGGAACTCGGCCAGCAGGCCAACGAGCCGCTCATCATCGGGCATCGGGCCAGCGTATTTTTCGGCACTGATCTGCAGGCGCGGCTTTCCGCGCAGGGTATCGATTCGCTGATCATGGCCGGCATTGCGTCGACCGGTGTGGTGCTGTCGTCAGTCGCCTATGCGAGCGATTCGGACTTCCGCTTATACACCGTGAAGGATTGCTGTTTCGACCCGGATCAGGTCGTCCATGATCATCTCTTTTCCACCGCATTCGATTCGCGCACTGCGGTGCTGTCGCTCGCCGACGCCTCGCTGCTGCTCGCCTAG